In Cenarchaeum symbiont of Oopsacas minuta, a single window of DNA contains:
- a CDS encoding phosphopantothenoylcysteine decarboxylase/phosphopantothenate--cysteine ligase produces MAKSKIRRESHPSFDIVRTYGSELSGRRIVLCVAGSVAAYKAIELARLMMRHGADVTCVASKAAMKLLRPDYLKWATGNNVITKLTGSLEHIRIAEKKTSDIVLVYPCTANTLGKLANGIDDDPIPTVLAVALGAKIPILVCPAMHASMYENIAVKRNVAFLKSNNIKFSQPDIIEGKAKVSEPSVILMQVMEMLGATKGLLCGKRVLVTVGGTSESIDTVRSITNQSSGEMGTRIITELLRAGAKVNAIYGETSYEPPEGVILSRIKSSVQMAKAVNTQLKIKKFDIVIMAAAVSDYTPKRQYDGKISSKKKSLVLRLEKTPKIIDGIKDIQKDTFLVGFKAESCVSIATLEKNAKVKLNSSKADMIVANDVGTVRYLKNPRSNEVIIVDCRGSKKSGYKSKEKIAAFIVKEIAKRI; encoded by the coding sequence TTGGCAAAAAGTAAGATTCGTAGGGAATCACACCCCTCATTTGACATTGTTAGAACATATGGTTCAGAGCTTTCCGGGAGAAGAATAGTTTTGTGTGTTGCTGGAAGCGTTGCAGCATACAAGGCGATAGAGCTTGCAAGGTTGATGATGCGACACGGGGCAGATGTTACCTGTGTTGCAAGCAAGGCGGCCATGAAGCTCTTACGTCCAGATTATCTAAAGTGGGCCACTGGTAACAACGTGATAACAAAGCTTACTGGTTCACTAGAACACATACGCATTGCCGAAAAGAAAACCTCGGATATTGTTTTAGTATATCCATGTACGGCAAATACTCTAGGCAAGCTTGCAAACGGCATTGACGATGATCCAATACCTACTGTACTTGCAGTTGCTCTAGGTGCAAAAATACCGATACTAGTATGTCCGGCTATGCATGCATCGATGTATGAAAATATTGCCGTAAAAAGAAATGTTGCGTTTTTAAAATCAAATAACATAAAATTTTCCCAACCAGATATAATTGAAGGAAAAGCAAAGGTATCAGAGCCCTCTGTTATACTAATGCAAGTAATGGAGATGCTTGGTGCAACAAAAGGTTTGCTTTGTGGAAAACGTGTGCTTGTTACAGTAGGTGGCACCTCTGAGAGTATAGATACAGTACGTAGTATAACAAATCAGAGCTCAGGTGAGATGGGTACTAGGATTATTACCGAGCTTTTACGAGCAGGTGCAAAGGTAAATGCCATATACGGAGAGACATCATATGAGCCACCAGAGGGTGTTATTTTATCTAGGATCAAGAGTTCAGTTCAGATGGCAAAGGCTGTAAATACACAATTAAAGATAAAGAAATTTGATATTGTGATAATGGCAGCTGCTGTGTCAGATTACACACCAAAGAGACAGTATGATGGCAAAATTTCTAGCAAAAAAAAATCCCTTGTATTAAGACTTGAAAAAACCCCAAAGATAATCGATGGGATAAAAGATATCCAAAAAGATACGTTTTTGGTTGGATTCAAGGCCGAATCGTGCGTCTCTATTGCAACTCTTGAAAAAAATGCAAAAGTAAAGTTAAACAGCTCAAAAGCAGACATGATCGTGGCAAACGATGTTGGTACTGTACGTTATCTAAAAAACCCCAGATCAAACGAGGTGATTATTGTCGATTGTAGAGGATCTAAAAAATCAGGATATAAAAGCAAAGAAAAGATTGCTGCATTCATAGTAAAAGAGATTGCAAAGAGGATCTAA